The bacterium genome contains a region encoding:
- a CDS encoding 4Fe-4S binding protein codes for MSASDRSVPGEGGASPAKSKKAPPEIFVRVSWCKGCGLCVDYCPRGVIKMENGVPAVVEAEKCTRCLQCEAICPDFAIEIRDAEKGA; via the coding sequence ATGTCGGCATCCGATCGTTCTGTCCCCGGCGAGGGCGGGGCGTCCCCGGCGAAGTCGAAGAAGGCGCCTCCGGAGATCTTCGTCCGGGTTTCTTGGTGCAAGGGCTGCGGTCTCTGCGTGGACTACTGCCCGCGCGGCGTGATCAAGATGGAAAACGGCGTCCCCGCGGTCGTCGAGGCGGAGAAGTGCACGCGCTGCCTGCAGTGCGAGGCGATCTGCCCGGACTTCGCGATCGAGATCCGGGACGCCGAGAAGGGGGCCTGA